A window of the Camelus dromedarius isolate mCamDro1 chromosome 5, mCamDro1.pat, whole genome shotgun sequence genome harbors these coding sequences:
- the CHAC1 gene encoding glutathione-specific gamma-glutamylcyclotransferase 1 — protein MKQESAAHNTPPSSPPPLQPPQDDSDPQALWIFGYGSLVWRPDFAYSDSRVGFVRGYSRRFWQGDTFHRGSDKMPGRVVTLLEDHEGCTWGVAYQVQGEQVSEALKYLNVREAVLGGYDTKEVTFYPQEDPDQPLKALAYVATPQNPGYLGPAPEEAIATQILACRGFSGHNLEYLLRLADFMQLCGPQAQDEHLAAIVDAVGTMLPCFCPTEQALALV, from the exons ATGAAGCAGGAGTCCGCAGCCCATAATACCCCGCCCTCCTCACCACCCCCATTGCAGCCTCCTCAGGACGACAGCGACCCCCAAGCCCTGTGGATTTTCGGGTACGGCTCCCTGGTGTGGAGGCCCGACTTCGCCTACAGCGATAGCCGTGTGGGCTTCGTGCGAGGCTACAGCCGCCGCTTCTGGCAGGGAGACACCTTTCATCGGGGCAGCGACAAGATG CCTGGTCGTGTGGTGACCCTCCTTGAAGATCATGAG GGCTGCACTTGGGGTGTGGCGTACCAGGTGCAAGGTGAGCAGGTGAGCGAAGCCCTCAAGTACCTGAATGTGCGGGAGGCAGTGCTCGGCGGCTATGATACCAAGGAGGTCACCTTCTACCCCCAAGAGGACCCTGACCAACCACTCAAGGCATTGGCCTATGTGGCCACCCCACAGAACCCTGGTTACCTGGGCCCTGCACCCGAGGAGGCCATTGCTACACAGATCCTGGCCTGCCGAGGCTTCTCCGGCCACAACCTGGAGTACTTGCTACGCCTGGCAGACTTCATGCAGCTCTGTGGGCCCCAGGCACAGGACGAGCACCTGGCAGCCATCGTGGATGCTGTAGGCACCATGTTGCCCTGCTTCTGCCCCACCGAGCAGGCTTTGGCACTGGTCTGA